Part of the Danio rerio strain Tuebingen ecotype United States chromosome 12, GRCz12tu, whole genome shotgun sequence genome, cagggttctccagtttcctcacACAGTCCAAAACAAAACACGCAagctaagtaaattgaacataccaaATTGATACCATAGCCCTGCTCTTAGCAAGAGTACATCTCTCCTTAGCCATCCTATATCTGTCAGATATCTGTCAGAAATAAGTCGGAGGAGTTAATCAAggtctacctgagcttaaactcccctcttgcACTGCAAATGGGATGGATGCAAATGGCCCAGcgctcgaggatctcataagctcagggctctttcccaggacagcatgccaaagaagctttattatcaatcatcagacaagtgtgaactcctgaaatACCAGTTAAAAATTCAGGCACAGTAAGGGTGCGTGtccactagggttgtaacaatataccggtatgacggtttaccacgatttgaatgtgcacgattatcataccatgaacaattgcatatcaacggttttaacccttaaagaccgagacagccgcccgcggctaaaaataagtattgctcttaaatgtttaataacttttgatccgctgatccaattcatacaattcaaagattggcataaagaagagaatctcagcggactttcagaggctccggaatcagtgcggttacgtcatcaacatttgacaacgctgatttgacaaagaaacgctcgtcactgtgtctccagacaaaccagacatgatacattgatgcattgtccctcctccatgcccagattggttcaaactcgctatatcacaaccaataagcataggtttcgcttttgtttgtggaccaagctttttgaacaacacggaatgagagaaaggcatacatttatgcgcggctaaataaaacgcaaaaaaaaagttttgcatgaaataattctcatactaagtacttttgcatgcacagcagcacagaaacatgacaaaacagtgacacagcaaagacgaactgctgctcttgctgttttcaaaagacgcaaatgaaggtgcagctgtttgtctgcattgcagacaaccatatccatatccatagacaaccatatccatgctggcacataaaacctaaggatgttccatattgaatctagtttcgttatttaactatttatagtatagtaaatatttatatctattttttactgaggatttgcaccatgtttatttggactttatttggactttgacacattatttattattttcttatttttatttgttcattgtaagtggtgttgtttatagtaactaaaaatatattatttggaaaaagtcaaatttgcttcactgttctattattttgtaacatttgtaacataccgtataccgcgaaaccgtcaaaccgtggtattgttttagacgattatcataccgtgaaaaattcataccgttacaaccctagtgtcCACCAAATTGGAAAACACTAGTGCTGTACCAAAACTGCTCAAAAATGCTATTGAAACTGTCTGagattttaaaatcattaaacgCAAAAGACTTTCACATAAGAAGCACACTCAACACTTCGCTACGTTAAAGGCATTTTTTGAATAATCGGTTGCTTCTATTGACTACAACAGATAAAAAaggttttaattattaattaataatgttttctGATCAAAAACTGTGTTCTTTTAAACAAAGTAATCATAAAAATTGGCTTGTCACACTGCAGTTGAAACACACCTATGTGAGTAACAATGTTTTAAGTGCCACTAATTGCTGCATATGTTTGTTCTAAGGATGCAACACAGGCTCGAAATACGAGCACGAAATACGTACCTGGatgtacgtttttttgcagtttttgttttcgcgaatccaccagaggctgctgtgtacgctttttcagatctcaaatttcccttGCGAGTGCCAGTGGTGTCTGCTGCTTTAATGTCTGTAGGTGACTGACCAACCGACGACAACCCCACCCATCCCCTTCCTTAAAGCCAACATACAGTGTTTCCAAAGgcaatctagaaaaaaaaagccctagtggtcgcctgatttttaccatgatttcagatcttaccatgttctcaccctgttatttactagttttttttttggcttttgtttttgtcttattgctttctggaaccgttcttcaccggactcgaaccctgtcgttGTGGTCAACTACTCTCTGCATCTAAAGTCTGCTATCATATGTGGGAAGCTACTGGGCACttgtaacagtgggaaagccgtctaTACTGAGTTAAGGATTCAGCTGGTTGCGCAAAAAGGAACAGAAGCTGTCAGCGGAGTTATACCACCTTGTAGTAtttgttttagggtgctttcacaccggtgaatcgattcagttgttccgaaacagagattacaattgttacattgttgctctttgctcttggagcggttcgctgctctttgctcttggagcggttcgctttcacactgcaaagtttctaatcggaccaaaagagctaaaacaagtcacgtgtgagtaaactctccttacattggtcagagtgtcagggtttattttgcagcgtcccgctaaactgtcaggagaggtgggggtttggtggtgattgacagggtgcacgcgcgcgacgtgtctgaggagagatgcagtggggaggggtgagaagggtgcgcgacgatgcctatttgaggaccgggagggagacgcgagattaccgggagatcatcactcgtttgcgggcatccggagactcgcgaaacttcccgccctactcataattctctcttcatatagccgtaagcctattacatatccataaaacactgtgatataaccgcgctcggatcggatcgctttctcactgcaatcgaaccgctccagggttcgtttcagtCGAGCCGAGATCACCtaattcaagcgatctcggagcgattactttggcgcggaacagagcgcgattgccctgttcatatatgccaaatgaaccgcgctaactgggcaaacgagacgcgttccgaaacaaaagtgtaggtgtgaaagcacccttaaattgaaatgcagccatacatagctctggctacttAATTCACGCTCTCTGAAAATTTATACGgtggtacgttttcacaatgagcctctgttgcaacaatacatatatatatatatataattatttttaaacagtgAATTAAGTCTTTTATTTgtcttactattttattttatttgtttagttttatttaaatttggttTGCCTGctcatttttacattgttttgttatttagaatggaagatattttaattgttttatacagaAATGTAAGAACTGTTAAAAGCGATTGAtcgattttactttaaaaagttataccttaatttttataattaggCTCAtagtttaattaatgatttaaagCCAATATGATATTGGCAAATCCTTAACTCACTTTATTAAAGAAGTCAACTTGtcgcttttaaggcaacaggtttacccattttcttttttactttttcaacaaactaattactttttacagtttattaaatcgACACTTTCATTTATAATcttacataaaaaataagaaaaaatgtattgtgaaattgtattttataagGCTATGAGTTGTGCATTACGTATTTATACAATGTTTCTAATCAATATTAGACAGCCCAGAATGACAGGCAGAATTATAGATAGACCAACAGATTGATAGGCCGAGTTATAGATAGAATGAGATATTTTATTCACTTGTATTGAACGACAGCAACAAAGGATGTTTCCAAGTAACTAGATATATAACTCTATTTAGTCATAATCTCTCAACAAACATCTCCAGTTATCTATCAGCCCTGATAGGTGCATTCATAGGGCCTCTGACACACAGTGCTTTGATAAGACTGGACTGACGCAGCGGgtcagaaatgtcctcctgcTCTGTGAAACACTGATGACACCATTGCCACGCCTCAGTCTCTGTGGAGACCTgctaatgcaaacacacacacttcagggTCTCTAAAGAGACTCTGATACGAGCAGTATGTGCACCTATTGACTCATGCCATGGTGGGAGAGGTTGTCCATTCGCCTACGGGTGTTCATTTACTAGCTCGATATGACTTCTGAACTTTTGAAAGCAACCAGATGCATTCCTTCCACATCACAAAACCACAATTGCTATGCAAATATTGACGGACATGGGGAAATGTTAGACATATGGCTGCATTGCTACTGACAGATGATTGAATATGTGTAACTGTATTGTGAGTCAGTTGGTTGAGCAAACACGGTTGGATATTGTTGATTCAGAATAGAAGGGTTTGACGCACATGAAATGACAGTTCTGAATGCACAAATGCACAGAAACGCTCATGTTTTGATGTCAAATTCATGGACATCAAAAGGCAGAAGGGATATTTGCATGTTTGGCTGGAGGAAACAAGCAGGTGCAAATACAAAGACAGTGAGAGACGTCGACAGGGCGAGGATGAAGAGGAGGGTGAACCGTGCGATCAGATATTAGTGTGAGTGGATTCAAACATCAGCATACTGTATCAAATTCAGAGGTGTAAGCAGCAATTATCTGTGAAATGCAGCTCTTTTCCAGCATGCTCTGCAGCTTTGTCCTCTCTCAAAGTCACACACGTTCATTCTCCCTTCAGTTATGTTGACACATATATTTGATTTGTTGACATATTTGATTTCTGGATTATAACTGGCACTACCAGTTGAATTTGGCTTCACTGAATGGAGTTGTTGACAAACTAATAGTGCAAGGACTAAGTGCTGAGAatctgttcattaaaactgtaattatttttaataatgcgcGTGTCCATTTACAGTGAACCAAGAGatgaagtaaacaaaaaaacttaTGAAATTTATGTGAACTCAGACACATTTTAGGCCTGATTTCAGAGATCGTCATGTTACAAAATTTTATTACACTATTGTTCAAAAGTTTAGGGTTagttaaataacattattataattattaactgtaataataatattaataataataataatatataatttctatatggcttagtcctttatttatcaggggtcgccacagcggaatgaaccgccaacttttcaaggatatgttttacacagcggatgccccttcagctgcagcccagtactgggaaacacccatacactctcaaattcgcactgcagccaatttagtttattcaatttacctgtaccacatgtctttaatcagtgggggaaacaggagcaccaagaggaaccccacgcgaacacggggagatcaCGGTGTCGCCATAATGAATCATTTAGTTAGCAAATAAGCATTAAGGTgatttaaagtgacagtacaAACTTAGATAGTAAATAAATCAACctccaaataaatatttttatattattatttaatatatttatttagttattttgacAAAACGTTATCACAGTTTTGATGAAAATATGAAGCAGCACAACTTCTTTgcacactgataatataaaaatatttttaggaaCCAAAATATTGttagaaatcattcatttattcattctcctttggtttggtccctttattcattaggggtcgccacagtggaatgaaccaccaacttatccagcatgttttacacagcgtatgcccttccagctgcaacccagtactgggaaacactctcacaTTATCACTtatatactacagccaatttagtttattcaattcacctataccgcatgtctttggactgagggggaaacaggagcacccggaggaaacccacgcgaacgcaggagaacaatcaatatatatatatatatatttatttatttatttatttcttattatcaaaaaaatgaataatttaattaacGAAGAAGCATTGGGGTGATTTAAAGTGACAAACTTGACTAGTAAAAAAATCTActccaaataaatattatttctattagtatttaaaatatttattatttagttatttcgACAAAACGGTATCACAGTTTTGACCAAAATATAAagcggcgacgcagtggcgcagtaggtagtgctgtcacctcatagcaagaaggtcgagtttgcatgttctcgctgcgttcacgtgggtttccttcaggtgctccggtttcccccacagtccaaagacatgcggtacaggtgaattgggaaggctaaattgaccgtagtgtataagtgtctgtgtgtgtgtatgtggatgttttccagagatgggttgtggctggaagggcatccgctgcgtaaaaacgtgctggataagttggcggttcattacgctatGTCGACcgcgtattaataaagggactaagccaaaaggatattgaattaataaatgaatgaataatgcagtCTTGGTGAAGGTGAGAAACTGCTTCTAAATAAATACTTGAAAGAAGTGACAGTAATATGCTAAGATTTTGGGAGGTGTAAACATTGGAAAAAACCCCAGACAACTAAGTAAAAGCATTGTGGCAACTGTTTAGAACTTCTATATTTTGCATAAAAGccttttgtatcaaaatacttgcTTCCGATATCGCCTAATCACACCTACGCTGataaaaaacacattaatatTTCCATATAAAGATATGGTCACTGCTATATTATGGATCCCCAACTAGAACTAGCTTGTAAAGTTAAGATAAGAAACCTACAAATACAAAGTAAAGAAGCTTCCATTTACCTGCGTTAGGCTCATCCATTGAGAAGGCCTTATTCTCCATAAATATATTCTGTGCGCTTTGCTCCTTCAGCATGTTCTCGTACCCTCTGCTTGGGTACATGTCTTCTGCAACAGGTTCATCTTCCCCTTCCTCACTTAGGCTACACACTGCCGGCACCGTGTGGAGCAGCAGAAAAACCCATGCGTTAGACACCAACGCTATCGCCAATGTAGGGTCGTCCCATGTCGGTCCACCATTTTTTGCATTCCCGGACACATACATGACAATCCACGCCACCCAGATGCCCACAGAAAGCAGTCCTGTGACCAGAATGAGGGCTCCGTCTTTGCGCCATTGCTTGTGTTTGCCTGCCATTATGGGTACGGATGCTACTACGACTGCTAACAGTAGGTTTAAGACGTATATTAGCGCCATAACAAAATCCTGATTGGCAATGTTACAGGGAATGGCTAATACAGGAGCAATGGTTCCGGTTATGTTAACTGGGTATCGTACAATCGTAATGATTAGCCATTCAGTGTTGATGACTACTTCCACCAACCAGAGTCCTAGAGCACCCAAACACCAAACCCAACCTCTAGGCCCCGAGTTCCTCCTGGCTAATATGTTCAACCTTACGGCTTGCATAAGAAGGCATGAGAAGCATCCGGCGAATAACACCCCAAACAAAAAGCGACGAGACGCGCAAGTGGCGAAGTTCTTCCCAACGATAAAGGCGAATGTGAGGGCGAACAGGCCAAATGTGAAAATCAGAAAAACCGTGTGAAGTCCAAACGAACTGCGCCAATTCTTGCTGTTGATGAAGGGAAGGCTGGCCAGCAGGACAATAAGAAGAATCAAAGAAGCCACCAAACCTGCAGCCGCAAACGCCTCGACTACTACACCCCAGACTGCACTGAGGTCACATAAGTTAAAATACAAGGAGTCCATGTTGGTTCCACAACCTCTGGGGATTGAGGTTTGGGCCAGAGATCCAGGCAGGACACATAACGCAATAAAGAGCAGATGAAAACGGTGGGATATGGAGGTGAAGTGATCCATGGTTGCCAGCACCTAAGATCAGAGAGGAGAGCAAGTATGAGCATGCAGGTAAAGAGTTACGAGAAGATACTGAGTGAAATTGAGTGAAATAAAACTCCCTTTACACACCCTCGGTGGGAGTGACAGCAACATCAAAACAGCAGCAATATCACACAGCTATTAAAACGTCATTCCTCATGCTCTTCAAGAGTGGCCCATCCTGGCTATTAGGCTATCTCTCTCTAAAGGTGTGGTCTcagacatttatatatat contains:
- the gprc5c gene encoding G-protein coupled receptor family C group 5 member C isoform X1, with product MDHFTSISHRFHLLFIALCVLPGSLAQTSIPRGCGTNMDSLYFNLCDLSAVWGVVVEAFAAAGLVASLILLIVLLASLPFINSKNWRSSFGLHTVFLIFTFGLFALTFAFIVGKNFATCASRRFLFGVLFAGCFSCLLMQAVRLNILARRNSGPRGWVWCLGALGLWLVEVVINTEWLIITIVRYPVNITGTIAPVLAIPCNIANQDFVMALIYVLNLLLAVVVASVPIMAGKHKQWRKDGALILVTGLLSVGIWVAWIVMYVSGNAKNGGPTWDDPTLAIALVSNAWVFLLLHTVPAVCSLSEEGEDEPVAEDMYPSRGYENMLKEQSAQNIFMENKAFSMDEPNAGNKPVSPYSGYNGQLRSCVYQPTELAIITKGTGNGNFIRRPQ
- the gprc5c gene encoding G-protein coupled receptor family C group 5 member C (The RefSeq protein has 1 substitution compared to this genomic sequence), which produces MDHFTSISHRFHLLFIALCVLPGSLAQTSIPKGCGTNMDSLYFNLCDLSAVWGVVVEAFAAAGLVASLILLIVLLASLPFINSKNWRSSFGLHTVFLIFTFGLFALTFAFIVGKNFATCASRRFLFGVLFAGCFSCLLMQAVRLNILARRNSGPRGWVWCLGALGLWLVEVVINTEWLIITIVRYPVNITGTIAPVLAIPCNIANQDFVMALIYVLNLLLAVVVASVPIMAGKHKQWRKDGALILVTGLLSVGIWVAWIVMYVSGNAKNGGPTWDDPTLAIALVSNAWVFLLLHTVPAVCSLSEEGEDEPVAEDMYPSRGYENMLKEQSAQNIFMENKAFSMDEPNAGNKPVSPYSGYNGQLRSCVYQPTELAIITKGTGNQLESYDNVIPRASTGTPPRAQSGSTSPTTQLEDMRKIYTNGNFIRRPQ